ttttctctaaaaatataacttgcttcttataatttgttttgtttaaataatcaaatgtatttatcgtattttggtggttcaaatgtgatttcatgtaactaaaagtaagcaacttacatgtcgatatctttacacgtttaataggttatctattgaatatttgttatatagattagtaaaatgtgactttcgatcgcataaactattaaaaatattacttttgatcgtatatagtgaaccaccgtttataattgttaaaaataaaataaatttaaacggatatgaataactatccattaacccgctttacctgatgaatatggatatggatggatgaaaagtaaaaaaaaataaatgtatatggatatggatacggcctcacccgatccatattcgATCCATTGCTATCCCTAatcctgcatatatatatatatatatatatatatatatatatatatatatatatatatatatatatatatatatatatgataaatttGTCACACTTTAAAGAtgagaaagaaaaaagaaaatttTATTAATTGAAAATAGTAGTAACTGACTCTCATTGGCACTCTTTTTTTCCTTTTAAAAAATCCCCAAACTCCAGACTGATTTTTCATCTAAAACAAACTTTCTATTTTTTTCTCTCTGACACACACAAAAACATATACAAATGTTCATCGTGGCGATATATCCAAAGAACAAGACACATGGTACACTCTTAAATTATACACATCAGCACTTTTTTCATTAATCAATCAAACACTCAAAATTCATCATCAAATGGGTAGATTAAACCACAAAAAATCCAATCTCAACTTTGTTACTAACACTTGGGTTTTAATCCGAATCACTTCTTGTTTTTCTTGAAACACAAAAATAATGGAAGCTTCCGAAATCTTTCTTACATTTTTCTGAATTAgttaactttatttttttttttaaatcatcaaCAAAAAAAACCCATCATGACGGATCATAAGCCGACCCGACCTGTTTCATCTTACATCTCATCACCAAGGTTCTTTAATGGCTTATATTCACCTAAAACCCTGCAAGAACAAGAATCATCACCCACTTCAATCCTTGACACAAGACAAAATTTTGTCAACAACCCATTTGAGATCAACAAAAATGGAATCAAACCcattaaattatttaaaaaaatcGTAAACCCATTAGAGAAATTTGATCATGAAGGTATTGCTTTAGCACTAATTGAAGAACAACCAAATGAAACCATTTGTAAACCAAATACAATTAGTCGTAAAGTTTTGTTTGCATCAAATCTCAAGATTCAAATACCAGAATTCTCCGGAGATTACGGAATTAAAACACGAAGTTCTCAAATTTCCGGTAGACCGGCGACAACTCCGACCGGGTACGGGTCGCTCCGAAATTTTTCGGGTCTTTTGTCTTTGAAGGAAATGGAGCTTTCCGAAGAGTATACCCGGGTGATTTCTCGTGGACCGAACCCGAAAACGACCCATATTTATGATAATTGTGTTGTGGAAAGAAGTTGTGAGGTAATCGGGTTACCGGAATTAGAGAAGCCTGGCCCGCACCCGAACCTGAACCCGGAACCTACTTGTGAAGGCTTTTTAAGTTTTTGTCATACATGCAACAAAAATCTCGAAGAAGGGAATGATATATTTATTTACAGGTTAGTCCAGATTTctaaattatttttatttctagtatttattaattaatactataatactatatttatatattttttatttcatATGATTGAAATTTGCATAATATTGGAACTTTATTGAAATAACAACAAATTATTGGTCTTTTTGGCCTTTGAGATAAAAGTGACTTATTGAGTATTTAATGATAAtagttatttatatttatgtatacttCAAATAAGAAAATGAAAACTTTAGTTTACTTTAGCTTAGGGTGGCCTCATAATTAGATGATCTTTGACCTTTATGCATCACGTAAATAATAAATTTCTACAAGATAAGAATATATATGCGTGTGTGTGACCTCATATCATATTTTTTGATCAATTTAATTGAATTGAATGATAAATTTAAATAGAAGAAATTATATGTTGTGTGTTGATTCTACTTGCAAAGTATTTCTAGAATACAGATATTCGTGTATGTATTATGTTAAACACATACTAGTACTTTGTAGTATAATCCGTatataataaggtaaaa
This window of the Rutidosis leptorrhynchoides isolate AG116_Rl617_1_P2 chromosome 7, CSIRO_AGI_Rlap_v1, whole genome shotgun sequence genome carries:
- the LOC139858006 gene encoding FCS-Like Zinc finger 8-like, which gives rise to MTDHKPTRPVSSYISSPRFFNGLYSPKTLQEQESSPTSILDTRQNFVNNPFEINKNGIKPIKLFKKIVNPLEKFDHEGIALALIEEQPNETICKPNTISRKVLFASNLKIQIPEFSGDYGIKTRSSQISGRPATTPTGYGSLRNFSGLLSLKEMELSEEYTRVISRGPNPKTTHIYDNCVVERSCEVIGLPELEKPGPHPNLNPEPTCEGFLSFCHTCNKNLEEGNDIFIYRGEKAFCSEECRCQEMVLDGLMVNYY